From the Lathyrus oleraceus cultivar Zhongwan6 chromosome 4, CAAS_Psat_ZW6_1.0, whole genome shotgun sequence genome, one window contains:
- the LOC127135057 gene encoding F-box/kelch-repeat protein At3g06240, protein MVRRGSEPDLGFHILDIPHHILFDIMLKLPAVTLIRCSSVCSRFKSIVSDTSFQQSYFSKAPISFVVLSDHNSLTCIDSSDTQIQSVPNSYHGSSCMAMQLQPSYSSDSKRSKNTTTTTATATGTPIHLAQQRSVNRRTRFVTFHINRRMNLINSSNGLLCLRASNYHSRSLYYVCNPLLGEVLPVPPALSAADENLRFSAFGFDPKKKNFKIIQLVSKLDQMVAEMYQSDSRVSTWTVIPNAPSVKPRSKNCSFDPSFNGALHWVTEDTGSELICSFDLNSNTFSSVPPPSHFDEEYVSKISGISVGVLKGCLCLCYVIEGAKFETWLMENYGVKESWRKAFGIDIKSYCGLSPQDKHRPIGFNNCGDMWLRADSDSHLHSQCLVSFCPETGVFRHIDIGGVASNVQATPQVLSYVSIKQMVDIRHRQLQLQSLKPGKNHHPLGFNMFLMGNFR, encoded by the coding sequence ATGGTGAGAAGGGGTAGTGAACCTGACCTAGGGTTTCACATCCTCGACATTCCACATCACATCCTCTTCGATATCATGCTCAAACTACCTGCTGTAACCCTAATTCGATGCTCTTCCGTTTGTTCTCGATTCAAATCCATCGTTTCCGATACTTCCTTTCAACAATCCTATTTCTCAAAAGCCCCAATTTCGTTCGTTGTTCTTTCCGATCACAATTCCCTCACCTGTATCGATTCATCTGATACTCAAATCCAATCCGTTCCCAATTCGTATCATGGATCGTCTTGTATGGCCATGCAATTGCAACCGTCTTATTCATCCGATTCAAAGCGCAGCAAAAACACCACCACCACAACCGCCACCGCCACCGGAACCCCAATTCATCTCGCGCAACAACGATCGGTTAACAGAAGAACCAGGTTTGTTACGTTTCATATCAATCGGCGAATGAATTTGATCAATTCTAGCAACGGGCTTTTGTGTTTACGCGCTTCTAATTATCACTCTCGCTCTCTTTATTATGTATGTAATCCTTTGTTGGGTGAGGTTCTTCCTGTTCCTCCTGCCCTAAGTGCTGCAGATGAAAATCTCCGTTTTTCGGCTTTTGGGTTTGATCCCAAAAAGAAGAATTTCAAAATTATTCAGCTTGTTTCGAAATTGGATCAAATGGTGGCTGAAATGTACCAATCTGATTCAAGGGTTAGCACATGGACTGTGATTCCAAACGCTCCCTCTGTAAAACCTAGGTCCAAAAATTGTTCCTTTGATCCCTCATTCAACGGTGCACTTCATTGGGTCACTGAGGATACCGGTTCTGAATTGATATGTTCGTTTGATCTCAACAGCAACACATTCAGTTCCGTGCCACCACCGTCGCACTTCGACGAGGAATATGTGAGTAAGATCTCAGGAATCAGTGTTGGTGTGTTAAAAGGTTGTTTGTGTTTGTGCTATGTAATCGAGGGTGCGAAGTTTGAGACATGGTTGATGGAGAATTATGGTGTGAAAGAGTCATGGAGAAAGGCATTCGGTATTGATATAAAGTCCTACTGTGGATTGAGTCCACAGGACAAGCACAGACCAATTGGATTCAACAATTGTGGAGATATGTGGCTCAGAGCTGATTCTGATTCACATTTACATTCCCAATGTCTGGTCTCATTTTGCCCTGAAACTGGTGTGTTCAGACACATTGATATTGGGGGCGTTGCATCAAATGTTCAAGCCACTCCTCAGGTTTTGAGCTATGTTTCGATCAAGCAAATGGTGGATATTCGGCATAGACAACTCCAGCTGCAGTCATTGAAGCCAGGCAAAAACCATCATCCTCTTGGTTTCAATATGTTTCTAATGGGAAACTTTAGATAG